The window ataatttttgaattaatatttaataccttaaaaaaaattatttcgtgtGAGAATTGACaatattacaacaaaataaaaatgacacaAAAAGATCTATTTTCAGAGTTAAATTAAGATTATAACTAATGGCGATCGAATTTTTGGAAGTGgagttttttgttgaaaatttcctCTGCTTTAagaaccattttttaaaatttcttaaatattaatcttttaggaaatattgacgaaaaacgaaatacgtttttttaatctttaattgtttataacttttgcaatttttatgtgctgaaataacgaaaaaaaggcccataattaaaaaaattgcaatagaAGTGAAGATTTGAAACGATAATTTGTTAGTTTGCATTAGCTCTTATTTACGCAAGATTGAAATGACAAAATTATTCATCCAGGAAAATATACAATGCCATCCCCAAAAAATTGCTGTACGGGTTTGAAACGAATGTGAGAGGTTCGTTGGTACACGGCTATATTTCTAGTCCAATCTctgacaaacaaaatttaaagagcTGATAATTTGAATGAGGCATGCATGCTTAATAACATTGTACATCTTGTGTCTATACTGGccaaaataataaagtatattCTCAAAgggttaataattttgataattgtaTCTGATGGAAATTCTGTGTTGCTGAGTGTattgcatacaaaaaaaaaattacattgatATTTCAAAACCCCTTAATAATCCAgggaataaacaataaataaagatcaAGCTTCGGAAAAATTTCCGGAAAGCTGAATTTTTGCATGAACCTTTTATTTGTGGTTctaaacaaaattacaaaagtcCTCATCGACCCGTTTGCCTCTACAAAAGTTTCCCGGAGTCCATGATcacaaaaaacgattttttacgaatatttcATTAACGGCCACtgttatcgaaaaaatagtggttatataatttgtatattaagaaatttcttacaaaaaacatattgttccttttttcgattcaaaaagttgtaaCGTACAGTATGCACTCCTTAATctgtattgtttatttttatgctaTACATTTTCATTGAAGAGCCAAAATGGAAATAGAGCTAAATTCATGCTTTTGTTTTACTAACTTTTTGAAGTTGATCGTTCaatctttttgtaattcttacttatttcatttagcgtttaataacaaatattcgAAACACagcatgcatatatgtaatatgcaaggtatattcagtttagtcccaagtttgtaacgcttaaaaatattaatgctaaaaaaaaattttggtatatgtgttcatataatcacctaattagtccatttccggttgtctgcccgtctgtctgccaacacgataacgcaaaaacgaaaagagatatcaatataaaatttttacagcgtactcaggacgtaaaaagtgaggtcaagttcgtaaatgagtaacataagtcaattgggtttCGAattatgggtccgtaggacccatcttgtaaaccgttagagatagaacaaaagttttttagaataaaaaatcttccttataaaaaaataaacaactttgtttgaaacatttttttcgtaaacatcacggtttacccgtgagggcgcaaattaggggtaaattttatagtatgtattatatgggaatatcagctatattagttatgtatgtgtgacatgtatgtatgtgtaatgtgaaatttttttttaatttgtgttctcACTACCGTGGtaatacatccttaattagtaaGACAGAAcggcattttttaatatttctcagTGGTCGCTGGAtcactaaaaatttgtattgttaaGCTTTATTAATAagcatttaaggtagtacgagtaccaaggcaagtttagacttgtatttgaaattattttcaactttgatgatgaattttgttcatcaatatagactaaaatttttcgatatctgccttggtttttgaaatatcgaaagtttaaacaaaattttcaattttcgaaattctgaaaattattcctgatatcgaaaaactttattcttaccTTTCGTCTTATGTTGTTAAGttataattcactatcaaaattgaacaaatatatttttttaaatttttgttccaaCTACCGTGcacatacatccttaactaatCGGGCacaatggattttttttgtttttaataatttattaaggttttaactaaaaatgttttttctttaatttccaccgactagttttggagaaatctattaaaacatatcatccatttactgttttatcttaaaaccaatgttaaatatgcctacttttgaagtaatttaacTGCCAACCCAGTCCAGTCCAACttcatctaaaataaaaatcaagccttttatggaaaattgtcctggcactcGTACATCATTAATAAGgaggaatattcatgtatttttataccatgtatatatgaaatatacatagtatattaagtttagtccccagtttgtaacgcttaaaaatattaatgctacgaaaataattttggtgtaggtgctcataaaatcatctaattagtacattttcggttgtccgtttttccgtccgtctgtcaactcgataaatcaaaaacgaaaaatggtatcaagctgaaatttttacagcgtgctcaggacataaagagtggggtcgagttcgtaaatgagaaatataggtcaaatgggtcttgggtccgtaggacccatttttaacccgttagagatagaacaaaagtttaaatgtaaacacattttatcgtaaacatcactgtttacccgcgagagcgcaaattaggcacaacttatatagtatgtattctaTGGTAATATCagctatatatgtgtgacatgtatgtttgtgtaatgtgttagtgtaatcaacacagtctatacatggtattttaacaattaattaaatcaattgtttgttttcacttgtttttatatatttttaattcattgtttacactgttgtaacatagtataaaatttaaatactgctgtaattaagtataaaaaatatttaaaatagagaataatttggagatgtttaaacgcagtcctttttgcgctctctgttgatgacgtattaatatgtgagctGTCATTTAATAATAGTTCAGTGTACTGTTTACTACCGGTGTAATACCCACGTATGTAGTAAATATAGTCTATATCCATGGTAagaccatataaaatataacttattAATACCATAGAGTATGTCAACAACTTTGACAAGTCATAGTATGACGTAAcgtctgttttaaattttgaatttccgttttagaaatttgaatttctctcactgactttgtatttttattaactaattttaagtaattaaaaagatattaactaataaaataatggtctagttcaaatgtccagccaataattacagaaaaaaatatatgaactgaatttaaatttcatgaatatttcctattgaAGGAGTAATTAAGCTAGTAGGCTGCGATATCGATATTGAAGTTATGTTTTGCCATTCCTAAATATTACTGTACtactatattaaattattttgtttttagatgATTCAAGTATGTGTAGCGTTCCAAAACCTCCAAGTTCACCACATGGAATAATACCGACTGATATTACAGATAATCAAATGATTGATGACTGCAGTGAAGCACTTGAAAACAACCCAAATCCAAATCTAACAAATCAAACAGATCAATCAAATATCACAAATCCAAATGAAACTCTACCAAACAAAGTAATCGGTTCAAATAATGATGACATATTCAAAAACCCAATACAACAATGGGATCCAAACACATATGTTATCAGTGAGACGCCAAATATGTTTCATCAAAGTTTATGCCTGGTTAATTTATTTACTCAAAACGAGGTTGAAACATTTCTACGCCAACATATTGATCAATTACAAGGCGAATATGggatattattgtttttatattcggTGTTGATGACTAAAGGTGTGAACGATTTAAAGTCTGAAATAGGTGATTTAAGTGAACCACTGATACATGAAGTTTATGGGTACGGATCACAATCATtggttaatttaatgttaaCGGGTCGGGCTGTACAGCATGTCTGGGATAATGATCAAGATGTTGGAGGTTTAAGTAagttatcatttaataaaatagactTATTCATCTCAAATCGAAAAATAACGGGCGCTGACAAAAGGACCAAatgaagattattttatttctctacAATGAAGAACAAATTTAATCTACAACCATTGATGTTTTTAGCCATATTTTCCAAGAAAAAGTAGACTGATGCTCTGTATCGGAGATTAACCTAGAAGGATTGTAGGCACTTTTCAAACTATGATtataaaagaatgaaaaacGTTTATGAAGCCGTTTtttcatatgatatttatagacatttttaaaatacagaatgaaaactgtaaaaaattaaaaattcttcaaattatAGGTCGTTGAAGTGAGGATTACAAAAGATCTCTTGTAGTGAtctgaatcaaaaaaatttgaaaaattcttagtTAATAAAGATAACGTTATTGTTGAACATCGGTTTtcgtattgttttaaaatacttaaaattttaatttttttaaattcgaggTTCAGACTATAGAGAGATTTATAAAGAAGAGTCCCACCAAATTTCAAACAAAGCGGTCGAGTAGAACTTGAGATATAATTTCAACCACCTccaaaaatgtagtttcaagaaaaacgcgttttaagtttgagagaCAATTTCGACAGAGTAACTCGGATAATAATATTGCTCACTTTGAATTAATCGGCGATCCCAGATCCATACATTGAACCTTCTtctgagtttaaaaaattaattatcgacCATTTTATTGTTGGGATTAGAAAATTATAACCTCAAATTACacgagaaaattgcaaaaaacgatttttcgagTACGAATGTCTGTAAACACCATAACGtaaaaacgaaaagaagaagctgaaatatttaaagcgtacccaggacgtaaaaagtgagtttgagttagtaaatgagtaacaaaggtcaattggatctCGGGTTCTtgcgtccgtaggacccatcttgtaagcctcgagagatagaacaaaagtttaaatgtaaaaaatgtttcttataaaaaaaataaacaactaaatatttgtttgaaatatttttcgaaagtaCCATTATTTACGTGTGAGGATGCAAATTAGGCGAGAACATGATATTGTATGTTTTGTATATGATTCTCACCTAATTTTTATCCTCACGCGTAAACAACTATGTCaacaaaaaaatgcttcaaacaaaagttgtttttataaaatacatttttacaattaaacttttgttctatctctaactgtttacaagatggataatacggactcaagatccaattgaactatgttgctcatttatgaactcaatcttactttttacgtcctgagtacgttataaaattttatattcgagcttgatatctctctttgcttttgagttatcgtgttcatagACATTGATActcgaaaaatagtttttcgcaATTTTCTCATGAGATTTGAGGTTAAGTTGAAAAATGTTCcgtacatttttcaattttttattacctataCTATTTCTGTGGAACATTTTTCGCCCTAAatgaaaaaaaccgtttttaacTCCTAAATTCAGCCACCATTTCACCATATCCAAGGATCTCTAGTTTAATTGTGTTTTACTATGAAATTGCTATCCCGCGTAAGAAGAGAACTATAAATAACGCAaagttaaagtattttttttgttgaacagaaactactatatttagagtattgctgattgaagagagatatctatattgaCAAAATTGTAAACAACAATTCGTACACTATATATTGTTTGATAATTAGTTAAGTGGAACCgtatagttaaaaataacacattatttgacgaCAAATATGtatactcttattgtgtatataaacaaaaagtaTACAATATTGTAGCAACAGCTTAAACAAATGGAATGCAGTAGCAAAATATCTCAAAACcataatttcatattatattatcaaatggagttaaaatttatgtaatttgaaaCGTAAAACTTCAAAACAAGTTGTATCACATGTTCTTTAAATCAGTCAGCGTAAATTATTTATCGATTTGAAACATTAAGAGAAAAGACTTacattataaattcaataattgaaaattatatttttccccCGGAAGAACTAATTATCGCATATTTTTgaatctataaaattaaaaatatgcaaaaaatattctaattccTCTTACATACACTCGAAGCCAAAATTAAAGcctcaacaaaattttttatgaaaattttactcaattttaaataatctaacttcgataatatttcttgcatttaaaaatttttaatttttttattcatttgaaaGCTTGAACtttactttaaaaagttttaatttcttatttttcttattcGCTATctctttaaaagtaaatatgtattttgtctCCAAAAATATTCATACTTCGATTTCAACACGgtctaaacaatttttctactaaatttcgtaataaaattttcaaaattttatttttcaattttctttaaaaaagctTCTATTTTTCTTTCAAGCTTGTTAAATCGtatctccaaaaaaaaaaaaaaaacgcatgaacttccatttttttttaatgtgtaggaaaaaattcctttaaaaaatttttgtttttgtaaaaaaaattataaaaatggttgAATCTCGTGGAGATCGTTaaactatgaaaatttttggaaatcaaacacaaaatatacaagaaGATAGCgaaaaagtaagtaaatttctttaaatcctTACAGTAGTTTGTTACCCAAACACTTGGTCAAATCAgtaatcatttttgaattagtttttacaactaataatacacaaaaatttataataaattaaaatataatattttattgatcaaatttaattcgcattaacaataattaaaaatagtaaaaatatttttaaaaactgagttaattaaaattaactgtcaaattcaattattagctgttatttatttaagatgaatattttttcatttgattgaaagaGCAAAAaacttccattttaaaattggcatatctcgatCAATTTGGAATCTAGGaggtccaaaaaaaaaagtgcacaattaaatcagctagaacttttagttGAACTTATGTTACTTACTTATTTATGTGATACATAGTTTGTTTGTAATATgtaaaaaactgtataaaaacCCCAACTACCATCATCAGGCTAGGCGCGCCCCTGAGTGGTCAACcttttttacgaagtttttacaacctaatatattaattaataacaaccggaaaatttcaaagatggaTGCATTTTTTCCTTTAAGATATTTAGTGTCattgtgttattttaaaacaacaacaaaatatcaCGTTGGCTATGTTTCTATGcattgttatattataatagaagaGCTAGTGTCACAAATTTTCGCATAATTTGATCAAGGTTGAGAACAAATTTAATCGATTGTACTGACCTAATAGATGAGTAAGCTATTCGTTTTTCAAATCGTAAACGTTACGGGGCCCGaaacatcataaaaaaatttttaatgtacaatTTGGCCAAAGACGAAACCTACTTTTAACGATTAATTAAAGTCAAAGAAATGAGAAAATGTAAGTTTTCCATtcgaaaaatgttgtaaaatatGTCTTTTCAgatattgcaaaaataattttaaaatgtacaaattgaccAAGATTGAACTTACGTCAGTAGACAGTTACTCTAAAGTAATTAATGACGTCATGAACCGTCATTAAGCACCGCCATTTTTTTACTGCAAGCACTGGCCTTTTAGAGGTAAGATACTCTCAGTGCTTTAGTCACGTGATCAAAATCAAACAGCgccatttttataacatttcgcgtaaattattaatataaataaattatacatcctaattataaaatgttgagtaaaattgttttattcagAAAACTTTTAGGCATTACACTcatgttaaatgaaaataaaacattttaactaaattttttcaaataattttgattttattataaatattcatcaaatattgaattataacaatattcaaacaataatttatttcagttgaacagaaaattttttactgacaATTATTTTCGTTTGACAACGGTGTCAAAAAACGGGGTGACAGTATACTGGACTGCGTTCCGATTTAGCCAATAACcagatttacgaaaaaatgtttcaaacaaaagttgtttattttttgataaggaagattttttataattaaacttttgttctatctctaacggtttacaagatgggtcctacggactcatatgtcaagacccaattgacctatgttgttcatttaccaacttgacttcactttttacgtccggagtacgctgtaaacatttaagcttgatatcttttttcgtttttgagttatcgtgttggcagacagacggacagacatccgaaaatggactaattaggtgattttataaacacgtataccaaaattttgttcataacattaatatttttaagcgttacaaacttgggactaaacttagtataccttgtatattacatatatgcatggtataaaaacaaatatttttgacgtataattatcaaaataaacttgtataaaataatgagacttttatgaatttttttatccgGAATTCGGCTGGATACCTAATTACTATCCGGTATCCGCTCGGATATTAAAACAGAAAGGATAGGTCGGATACCGGATAGTTACCGGATATCCGTTTCATCtctattatatattgttttgcACTAAATGAGTTTTATCAAGCTTGTTAAAGCAAGGGGAAAAAAGTTAGCAACATCATGttggaattattataaatatttactacaaCTATCTGTGTACGGTATACACTCTCTTTCGTACGATGTTGCCAGATTCAAAGCAACGGCCGCAAACTGAAGTTAGCATACATTCACTTTTTATTGCACCTAGCTTCATTGACGGCATAATACCTTAACTATGATCAAATGATGACTTAAAAACTGCCATATATCCTATAAGATTGaacgttttttaaatgtttaaaacataGTATATTTCACAAATTAAACCATGAGTAGGAGAAAATAACccatttgaatttttgattatattatcaatattcatcaaatatttaataataacaatattcaaacaataatttatttctttgaacAGAAAACTTTTTACTGACAATTATTTTCGTTTGACAACGGTGTCAAAAAACGGGGTGACAGTATACTGGACTGCGTTCCGATTTAGCCAGTAACCAGTATAGCTGGTAAAAATTTACTACCGTTTTTGGGAAATTTAATTCTAACACGGTAAAATAAGGAATGAAAAATTTAGTAGTACTTTCGGCTAGGCGacacataaaaagtttttttttttttttttgaagctcaatgtTTCCGATTTATTATACCTTAAATTTCCGGAGTTATTGAACAAGGATACTCATGAGGCACCCTATATTTTTGCAGAACTTTATTCTCGTTAaccataagtaaaaaaaatctgattttttttctatggatatttttaagtataatctttcgcataaataaataaaaatgtgagGTCAAGTTTAAGTGCAAATTATCTTAAATTGGAGACTTTAagctttcaaatgaatataaaatttcgaaatgCGATGATTAGTATCGAAGTTATAGTATaggagctcgcaacgttttcgagagagaattttattattgctgattttatgatatgttgttccgCTTGCTCTTTCTGTTAGAGCTTGGGCGGTCTGTCTGCCGGATGTGGGTGCGTTTAGTTCTGCGCAGCCTAAATGTACAGGtcataatactaaattttaaaagaattttattatgtctataattttaatattatgttatttaagtttacaaaaacctaaaattaatttgccagACGGTAATTCGGTTGCAAAACCTtgaaaaaaagcgaaaaagttatgaaaaataaatgaaatttgttaaatatatatcttattttatttttttttcaagtgttGTACTAGTTCCGAGTTCGATTCCAGCAGCAgtcaccattttttttaaatttattaacttatttctattgaattattttaatttttgttatattgaacgtttctcattttattttttgataactcacGGTTTTAATTActagctaaaatttttaaggcCATTCACTTGAATTTgtgatataatattaatatatatatatatatatatatatatatatatatatatatatatatatatatatataattaataataataataataataacaataaaaatcgaCCCATTcgtctttctttaaaaaatcattgtgtcccatttttgaacgcaaaggATAAAAACTACTAAActcaaccaactcctctattgAACAAATTCAACCCAACAATTAAAACTTCGTAACTTAGACGATACAGagttatcacaaaataaaatatgaaacgttcaatacaataaaaattaaataaattaaaaatttaaagaattacataagataataaattgaaaaaaaaatggtgacTGCTACTGGATTCGAACTCGGaactaataattacaaaatgttaGCGCCTAAACGACCATATCCATTTACcacagttgaaaaaaaaaaaagatatatatttaacaaatgtcatttatttttcattacttttcGCTTTTTTTCAAGGTATACCAACCGAATTACCGTCTGGCAAATTAGCTTTAGGTTTTCGTATacctaaataacataatattaaaattacagacataataaaattcttttaaaatttagtactaTGACCTGTACATTTAGGCTGCGCAGTACTGAACGCAACCACTTCCAGCAGCCAGACCGCCCAAGCTCTAACAGAAAGAGCAAGGGGAAcgacatatcataaaatcagcaatattaaaattctttttttgccgACGTTGCGAGCTCTTGTACCATtaagaatatttgaaattgagtgaaattttaataaaaattttttaataagttttctccaagttacaattatttgaagttgagtgaaattttgataaaacttttgttgTGTTTAGTTTTGGTATCGAGTGTAATTCGATAATTAAGTTACGTAATCACCTTGTTGTTTTTTTCAGCATTAAAAGGAATTGATCAACAAAGTGAAATTGGATTTGTAACATTAATGGAACATATGCGATACTGTACAGTTGGGATGTTCtacaaaaatccaaaatatcCAATATGGGTATTAGGTTCAGAGACACATTTAACAGTGGCATTCAGTTTTGATTTACGTCTGGTTTCACCAGAACAACCATGGGAAACAGCTAGGCGAATATTTAGACGATATGATCCGGATGGAAGTAATTTTATACCATTTGGTCTACTACAAGATTTATTACAATCCCTTGGTTTAGTCAGTGATCCCGAATATGTGGAAGTAATGCGTCAAAAATTAGACTCGGAAAATTTAGGAATAGTTTTATTAAGCAATTTTCTAGATGAATTTTATCCCGATATGAAATCTTTAGTACCAGAGACATTTACATTATGGCATTATAATGGTTTAGCTGGATCCCATCATAAAGGCACTGTTCAATATATTAAAGGACATGCTGTTCTCCTAGAATGTGACATTAAAGCGGGCAGTGAAGTTGATCAGGTACTTACGTGCTTACAAACTAAATGGCCAAATGTTGAAATTCAATGGGAAACTCCTAACAACAAGCCACcatctttaaattaaatcaaaactttCATTTTGTTCTAGCTAGCTATATAGACTAAACAATATTATCAGATTTATTATTTGTGGGGAAAAATAGGAGaggaatgattttattttaaaaaatttttggagatTGTTGAAATTTACactgaatatatatttatttctattttaaatttatttatttctatttttcatttatttttagtacaaaaaatacAAGGTCTGTTATTTCCCAGCAACTAAATGAAGGgtggatttttttttagagGTATAAATTTTGGGCGTTTTGTCGAGTTCGataaaaagtggaaaattttttcaatagattttttaaccaaatatttttaaaatatacaaaaacatttataattataattaagttttaagTTTGGTAAAGTGGAGGTAAAAAGAGGGTTTTCAGATTGACACGATAACAGCAATTCTaataatttgaaacaatatttaaaaaaagttcctttatTAGTAAGCCCGACcacttaattttttagaaatggtaaaaaacataattttgatataaaagtgGTAGGGACGATAGCAAGTTGTATATTGAAAGTTAGCACAAATTTAAAGCAAACTGGTTTAGTAGAACTTGAGATATCATGTTAACCTtgttgaaaaatgtaattttaagaaaatgcatTTAAAGTTTTCACCAAGTCTACCATCTATAGTGATAACTAGAAAAATGATGACTCCATAAAGTTCTAggcaattaaattcaaaattgtaaataataataaagttcaaaattctGGACAAAAAACCCCCTTAAATTGAGTATTACGTTCTgtcaattatatatacataatatatacaagaacagatcttgtatttttttatcataaaaagaaCCGTGCATTTTAAATGTTATGCCATCTAAAAGTAGCTTTCTAATTTTCCcccttgtatatttatttttgtcaacagagaataattaaataaaactaaacaattCTTATTTGaccatcaatatttattttaaagccttaTTTGATGCAACAAAGTTATGCCTGCGTTTTTTTCAGTCTTTGAGATATTTTAGTgtcattttttttgtagttttcagTCGATGGTTAATTAATGGTATTTGTCTATGCGATAGTGCATTATCATAGTGAAAATCTATGAATTGTTTCATAATTCCGGccatttttaacgaatttttcgtaaaaatgattcaacaagatcaattaatattttttgatgatttttttcaccTACCGGAACGAATTAATGGTAGTGCAAACTTTGAATACCGGAAATACAGTCTTTCAGAATGTTATATTAAAGCAGGCAGTGAAGTTGATGAGGTA is drawn from Chrysoperla carnea chromosome X, inChrCarn1.1, whole genome shotgun sequence and contains these coding sequences:
- the LOC123302349 gene encoding ubiquitin carboxyl-terminal hydrolase MINDY-3 gives rise to the protein MAGGEVDSKRDLQELQFILWGRICSNETFRRWAQGFIFSETEPTALEQRSGGPCAILAPVQAYMLKYIISSNKPDEFKKITKSDQESLLIRAMVDILMQCTKRTQNPAVTLVYRDQNDVKETKVPPNNCSVLNSVTSNVCNKGNTEPIASTSEKQEQAQQMVTNDIELSPVDIPGVPDFPEITKNNDNYSESIVICNINNQQETAENQPFTDIHQVPEKDDSSMCSVPKPPSSPHGIIPTDITDNQMIDDCSEALENNPNPNLTNQTDQSNITNPNETLPNKVIGSNNDDIFKNPIQQWDPNTYVISETPNMFHQSLCLVNLFTQNEVETFLRQHIDQLQGEYGILLFLYSVLMTKGVNDLKSEIGDLSEPLIHEVYGYGSQSLVNLMLTGRAVQHVWDNDQDVGGLTLKGIDQQSEIGFVTLMEHMRYCTVGMFYKNPKYPIWVLGSETHLTVAFSFDLRLVSPEQPWETARRIFRRYDPDGSNFIPFGLLQDLLQSLGLVSDPEYVEVMRQKLDSENLGIVLLSNFLDEFYPDMKSLVPETFTLWHYNGLAGSHHKGTVQYIKGHAVLLECDIKAGSEVDQVLTCLQTKWPNVEIQWETPNNKPPSLN